The Spinacia oleracea cultivar Varoflay chromosome 2, BTI_SOV_V1, whole genome shotgun sequence DNA segment GCATCAAAAAGGCCATTGCTTCAGAGATTAGCAGTACAAGGAGCTGAACTCGAGGCTAGAGACGTGATCGTTGGAGAACGCCGGAAAGAAACTGATAATTCCGAGGAAGAGGAGTGGTCAGTGATCGATTTGAAGGACGAACAGAGTTTGATCAACAAGGATAAATCAAGGTCCAAAAACAAATCTAAGTCAACGGTGAAACAAATCAAAGAGGCAGCCTCTGTTTTGGGGTTTGGGTCATCTTTTCAGAAACTGGGAAAAAATAAAGAGCAGAAGAGCATATTTGATCAATTACCAGTTGATAATAATAACAATGAAAATGAGCAAGTTGATGAAAACCCATTTTGGAATGACACTACTCACAATGAAACTGAAAGTGAAACAAAGTCTATTCTTATGTCAGCATCAGAGTCTGATCAAATTGGCAAGGAAAAAGGGAAGAAGCCTGCATTTCGAGGTCTGTTCCAGGCCGATAAATCGGAGGAAAAAGACTCAAAATGCACAAAGAGGCAATGGGGGTTTGATGGGTTTAAGAGATGGAAGAAGAGTAATGTGGAAGATGAAACCACTTCTTTGCCTCTAAGTGAGAGATCAACTGATCAAGGACCTTATATCCAAGGTCCTGATGCTAAACACATCAAAACCAAGATTCTTTCTCAGGGTTCTTCATCTGGTTTTTACATTGATAAGGTAACATTAAGAAATAAGAAATACCTTTTACATCAAAAGAAACCATTTTGATGCTTTGAATTTGCAGGTTGTAGGAGATAACATAAAGAAGGAGCTGTGGCGAATTCAAACAGAACTGTCTAGCACAAATCCAAACTTCCATTTTTCGTATGTGTTGTTTCTGAATTAGGTTTCTTTGTGCATTCATTTGTTGGAATTTGCTTGCTTATCTCATGCTTGTTGCTGTAGGAATGATGAAATGGATGCTATATCCACAAAGCTCCCAGTTGACAAGTCTGATCTTAAGCAGTTCTTTCCCAAGTAAGAGATAGACTTAAATGTTGCAGAATTAGAGATACAGGAATATGAATGTGCCTTTATCTTAACATGGATCTCCCTCTTTTGCTTGTTTGTGTGAATGTAGTTCTTGGTGCGAAAGATATGGTGATGTGGTGTTGGATGTTGTGAAGAAGGAATTCAAAGATCATGTTGGAGAGATGGAAAGTATGCGTAACGCTACCTGGGAGAGGAGGTGCACCAGTTCAAAGAGGTGGACAACTTTCGAGGATGATGAAAATTGCAATCCTAATCctgcaaatcataaaacaaacTCCATTTTCTAATTCAATATCTACAAGGGTTAATCTGTATAACTCTATCCTATTAGTAAAATGTATATCCAACAGTTTTATGGTAATCCATTGTTGTCTTGCCTGAAGCCCTAGTTAGAAGGGTTTCCAAATATGTAATATTCCAGATcgaatatataattaaaaagTTATTCCAGAAGAAAAAAGGGATGCTCAAAATAGAGAAGAAAGTACATTTACAAGAATGAATGGATTTTACATTTACATGAAAGGCATGACAAAAATAATGCACAAAAACAGCAGTGAAAATGAGGAACCTTCTGGCTGTTGATGACTCATTAATTACATGACTACAAAATGAAGAAGTTTGTATACATGACTTCACTTTGAACCAACATTATTATTGAAAACAGAAGGTAAAGTTTTGTGTTGAGAACCTGCAACAACTGTGACTTATATTTACATGAAAATGTGAGTGATGATAAATACGTTGATGGGCTAACATAAAATTCGTATAAAGTATCTTTCTTGTCTGTAACAGCTTCAAGTAACTAAGCGGCTTCTTTATACAAGGATCTCCGAAAGATCAGCATCTGAGGTGGATGCAGCCCCTCCTCGAACATCTCCACGACAGAGAGGACATATCCTGCATGAAATCAAACAGATGAGGATAGAGTGGATAAAAACAACCAATGCGAAAATATGGAGGTGAGGAATGATACCCATGAATCTCTTTCAGCCACTTATCAACACATGGCATGTGATATGCATGGTGACAAGGAAGAACTCGTATTTTATCACCTTTCTCATACTCCACCAAACAAATATAGCACCTAACCATACATATCAAAGGAAAAGGAAGGTTGAAAGATCAGGACATTTATTATTCCCTCTtgtcaaacaacaaacaacaaacaacaaagCTGAATAGGAATAGCCGAGTTATGAAAGTGATTGCAACTTACTGATCTACATCTTCTCCAGATTCAGTTGTGCTAGGTTTTTCATATGTTTTAAGAGGAAGTGAGTCTACAACTGCCTCAGGAGCAGGGGCTGAAAGCATAGACAGTGAAAACGACTCTGGCTGCCGATGAATTTCATCCAGAACCTTGCAATTTTTACACAATTTGATAAAGGTATGTCAGTAGAGAAGGCTTCACACGTTCACACTGCAGCATATACTCCACAAGTGAACTTATAAACCTAACATGATTGGCTGTTGATATCTCTCAAAATATAAAGTAACATTATTTGTGGAAGGAAGGAGCATAACACTATAACAGAGGGCTACTTTGTTACCAATGTAAACTCTAACCACTAAACATTGGTTAATATCCCACTTTTTCCTTTTGTTAATGAGAATTTTCTAATCTAGAAACATGAATGAAGCACATGCAACCAAGAGAAGTAGAGAACTGTCTCTCGAAAGGTTTCCAGTACCAGTACTATACCCTAAACGACTAGAGCAACAGTAGTATAACTGTATAGAAAAAATTTGCTCCATTAAGAAAACATAATGATGCATCTCCTCACCGATCTTTCTAACTAAATTAATACATTCATTCATCATGTACATCTCCTATGCCAACCATGGCACAAGAGAACCTAGAAAATAGCAGGTTCGAGTATTATACGCTGACAAAATCCtatttatttccttcaattgtgGCCTTCCTGCTGGAACACATGTTCTATCAGCACTCTGGATTGCATCATCCTCTTAACACCCCACACATGGGTGCATGATTACTACTTCCTTCCTCATGAATACTAtgctaaaataaaaaatctccaAAGATAAAATCACTAGCAGATATCTCTATATGAAAATAACGAATGTCAGCTATGAATTTAGTCAAGCATCATCAGACAGTGCCAGATCTACATCCACCAACAGAAAGCGACTCAAAGGACTTGCAATTTCTCTTTCAAAGGTAGCATTTCATACATTAGTAAATACTAAACTGCTATTCATCTAATTTCAGCCTCGGCAACACACAAAGAGCAAAAAAAATGTGACACCGCAAAACTGGTGCAGAATAACATATCTACAAAAATGGGCTCCGATTCGTAATTGGCCATGTCAGCATCAAATTGTAAGCataaaacaataaacaataaacaataaaaatctTCACAAAAGATGCAATAAAAAATACACTAGTTCTCCACTCAAGAGTGAAAAGGAAGTAAaaaaaatcagcattctaaaTGTTGACAACATGAAACGTTAACCAATATGGAGTATATTGAGACACTTCAGCAGCAAAAAAGATAAAATCTTTATAAATGAACATACCTCAAATAAGGCTTCTGCAAGCAAGATAATTCGAGATATACTTGAAAGTGCATTAGTCTCTTCATCCAGCTCACATGTGCATGAACCATCAGAATGTAAATCAAGCGGACAAAATGTACGATGACTACTCTCTGTAGCAGAACCTCGCAATCTATCCCAGAACTGCCAGGAGGTTGACAAATTTTATTCAAGTAACTGACAGAGAGAATAGCAATCTAACTAAAACATGTACCGAATAAAAGATATAAGAACCAGACATTGTCTTTTTAGTTTTTGGGGGGTGAGTGGGGAGTGTCCATTTGGCAGAAATCCAAATTGCAGATTGCAAGGCCAAATCTAGAAGCCCCCCAAAAGTCTAAAAGTTGGTGGACAATGATAGTTCAAATAAAAAAGGTATCGAAAACCTCCATGACATCTAGTTAAACTTGTCCTACGATAGTTGATAACAA contains these protein-coding regions:
- the LOC110790120 gene encoding uncharacterized protein, whose translation is MVYTYTPAYYSSFQDSISSICKSILPFSSKKRKLIAAEQKLSKQQSDNLKWQQNSFHQILNLMGLHKEGIMPESEVSALRTHLLDTLIASKGPHYDPPPILRDKLLFLQELLYAKCISAEEYHASKRPLLQRLAVQGAELEARDVIVGERRKETDNSEEEEWSVIDLKDEQSLINKDKSRSKNKSKSTVKQIKEAASVLGFGSSFQKLGKNKEQKSIFDQLPVDNNNNENEQVDENPFWNDTTHNETESETKSILMSASESDQIGKEKGKKPAFRGLFQADKSEEKDSKCTKRQWGFDGFKRWKKSNVEDETTSLPLSERSTDQGPYIQGPDAKHIKTKILSQGSSSGFYIDKVVGDNIKKELWRIQTELSSTNPNFHFSNDEMDAISTKLPVDKSDLKQFFPNSWCERYGDVVLDVVKKEFKDHVGEMESMRNATWERRCTSSKRWTTFEDDENCNPNPANHKTNSIF